A single Anopheles funestus chromosome 2RL, idAnoFuneDA-416_04, whole genome shotgun sequence DNA region contains:
- the LOC125762857 gene encoding myogenesis-regulating glycosidase isoform X3 has translation MLDPCSVQCNCAMEELVPVVDPKNLFRTKRRSSIAPLPALRLNDKEMMSNDFDTHSVLSNQASITSVNSLASLLKEKMQNVPAIIRKKKRETKDYKLRVFVGMLFLIIVFLVGYAYVMYNQKLLAKSYFESIKFHKKTRNFRLLDGKGSELLTGVLGTSLNIEQPYNCLPKDLKDDGSVCYEWNSKARLYMNLAKSPGPPDIKCYSFQWESLLPDLYPTDCFDVSEERGFWYGGGLTNGIEYILGKATIPGGPFVTGDINTHQWGNALKRYFLNSRGVAIQVDDTTPLYVSVNTDSGRRLCLQGRNDKFAFVNRQTRYSELKYTICSGPDMKTLHNGLMQKSLWDGLTERDNDVIKSLLREPVWQIPASKQEDLTEIAIYNYTESIIALGYLRLGHILVNEFWQRTIGDFRLDSERFPTLDETVNILHRRGFRVSFMIQPFISTESSNFREAVAKKLLIYERESERSIPALTRYKSTTSAGVLDVTNNASIPWLAEQLKKISETVEIDSYFVDFGTAFNIPRYYQCSQTLVNPDEYKNYFMERFEGTLSIFGVSSAISVPRPPAFLSLPPVNSSWSGLQSIIPTMLSYGIIGFPFLMPGPVGGDFVLPTQQLKKMYSYYSFDLPPLPDKELYIRWLQLATFLPVLRFTHLPSEYRDDTVTTIAKELAEIRQRVLPLLERFSSIAMDEGLPIIRPLWMLDSTDVNCFSINDEFSIGDGMIVAPVLERGETVREVYLPQGVWKDGIDESLRKGSRWIHNYHVPQNKVAYFIKMPDNTRF, from the exons ATGCTCGATCCGTGTTCGGTGCAGTGCAATTGTGCAATGGAAGAGCTTGTTCCAGTGGTTGATCCAAA AAATCTTTTCCGCACCAAACGACGTTCCTCAATTGCACCGCTGCCAGCCTTGCGGCTGAACGACAAAGAGATGATGTCGAACGACTTCGATACGCACAGCGTGCTGAGCAATCAGGCTTCGATTACCAGTGTCAATTCCTTGGCTAGCCtgttgaaggaaaaaatgcaG AATGTGCCCGCTATCATACGGAAGAAAAAGCGCGAAACTAAAGACTACAAGCTTCGCGTATTTGTCGGCATGCTGTTTCTTATCATCGTATTTTTG GTTGGCTACGCGTACGTCATGTACAACCAGAAGCTGTTGGCAAAGTCGTACTTCGAGAGCATTAAGTTTCATAAGAAAACGCGCAACTTTCGGCTGCTCGATGGTAAGGGTTCGGAGCTGCTGACAGGTGTGCTGGGGACGTCGTTGAATATCGAGCAACCGTACAACTGTTTGCCGAAGGATCTGAAGGACGATGGTAGTGTGTGCTATGAGTGGAACTCTAAGGCACGGTTGTACATGAATCTGGCCAAATCTCCCGGACCGCCGGACATTAAATGCTACTCGTTTCAATGGGAATCCCTACTGCCCGATCTGTATCCGACCGATTGTTTCGATGTTTCGGAGGAGCGTGGATTTTGGTACGGAGGAGGTCTAACCAACGGCATTGAATACATTCTCGGCAAGGCAACGATCCCTGGTGGACCGTTTGTAACGGGTGACATCAATACACATCAGTGGGGTAATGCGTTGAAGCGCTATTTCCTAAACTCGCGCGGAGTTGCCATTCAGGTGGACGACACAACGCCACTGTACGTAAGCGTAAACACTGACTCGGGGCGACGTTTGTGCTTGCAAGGTAGAAATGATAAGTTTGCATTTGTAAATCGTCAGACCCGATATTCGGAACTGAAGTACACTATCTGTTCGGGTCCGGATATGAAAACGCTCCACAACGGCCTGATGCAGAAAAGCCTTTGGGATGGATTGACCGAGCGGGACAATGATGTGATTAAATCGTTGCTACGCGAACCAGTCTGGCAGATACCGGCCTCCAAGCAGGAAGATCTCACCGAAATAGCGATCTACAACTACACGGAAAGCATCATAGCACTTGGATATCTACGCCTCGGACATATACTCGTGAATGAGTTTTGGCAGCGAACTATCGGTGACTTTCGTCTAGACTCGGAACGTTTCCCAACGCTGGACGAAACGGTAAACATTCTGCATCGTCGCGGGTTCCGTGTGTCGTTCATGATACAACCATTTATCAGCACCGAAAGCAGCAACTTCCGTGAGGCGGTCGCGAAAAAGCTGCTTATATACGAGCGAGAATCCGAGCGTAGCATTCCGGCACTGACGCGATACAAAAGCACAACAAGTGCCGGTGTACTGGATGTAACGAACAATGCGTCGATTCCCTGGCTTGCGGAACAGCTGAAGAAGATCTCCGAGACGGTGGAGATTGATTCGTACTTTGTAGACTTTGGCACTGCCTTTAACATTCCGCGCTATTACCAGTGCTCCCAAACGCTGGTCAATCCGGACGAGTACAAAAACTACTTCATGGAACGGTTCGAGGGTACGCTGAGCATCTTTGGTGTATCGAGCGCAATCTCCGTGCCGCGTCCACCAGCGTTCCTGAGCTTACCGCCGGTAAACAGCTCGTGGAGTGGTTTGCAAAGCATCATTCCAACGATGCTTTCGTACGGTATAATAGGCTTCCCGTTTCTAATGCCCGGTCCGGTGGGTGGAGATTTTGTGCTACCCACTCAGCAGTTGAAAAAGATGTACTCCTACTATTCGTTCGATCTGCCACCGCTACCCGATAAGGAGCTGTACATTCGATGGCTTCAACTTGCCACCTTTTTACCTGTATTGCGCTTTACACATCTACCTTCGGAGTATCGGGACGATACGGTAACGACCATAGCGAAAGAATTGGCTGAAATACGACAGCGAGTGCTTCCGTTGCTGGAACGCTTTTCGAGCATTGCCATGGATGAAGGGTTACCCATTATACGTCCACTCTGGATGCTGGATTCGACGGATGTTAACTGTTTCTCGATCAACGATGAGTTTTCGATCGGAGATGGGATGATTGTGGCACCCGTACTCGAACGTGGTGAGACAGTTCGTGAAG TTTATCTACCACAGGGCGTTTGGAAGGACGGTATCGATGAGTCGTTGCGAAAGGGAAGCCGCTGGATCCACAACTATCACGTACCGCAGAATAAGGTGGCCTATTTCATAAAGATGCCCGACAACACACGCTTTTAG